In Thermocrinis jamiesonii, the genomic stretch GTGGTCTTGCTGGTGGATAGTTTTCCCTCCCTTTGGAAACTCTTCTGGATACTCTTAGCTTTTGTATCCGCAAGGACCTTGGGAATGTCCCTAAACAGACTAATAGACCTTCCCATAGATAAGCAAAACCCACGCACAAAAGATTGGATACACGCTAAAGGAATCATTTCGGAAGAAAGCATAAAAAGATTGGCAATTTTGTCAGGAGCCTTATTCCTTCTTTCCTCTGCGATGATAAACTTGCATACCTTTTTCCTTGCCCCTTTGGTTGTGTTTCTCCTTTGGCTTTATCCTTACGCAAAGAGAATAACCTACTACCCCCATCTTGTGTTGGGCGTGGTCTATTTTCTCATACCTGTGGCGGTTGATATTGCCTTAAACGAAAGTATATCTAAGACCGCTCTTGTGCTCGGAGTGGGAATGGGTTTTTGGGTTGCAGGCTTTGACGTTCTCTACTCCCTTCAGGATTATGAGTTTGACAAAAGCTTTGGTCTTAAGTCCATACCAGTCAAGTTCGGGCTTGGAAAGGCAATAAAAATATCGCGAGCCTTCCACTCTATAACTTTTCTGTTCCTTTTTAGTTTGATCTTTTTTGTAGATTTTCTGGGTTTTATTTACGTTCTTGGTATGCTCCTTCTTGGAGCTTTTCTTTTCTACGAGCATTCCCTTGTAAAAGAGAATGACCTTTCAAAGATAAACAAGGCTTTTTTTACTGTCAATGGCTATGTGAGCATAGCATACTTTTTGACAGTTCTCTTTGATAGATTGCTATAATTTTTCTTATGTTTTTCCAAGACATCATCATAAACTTACAGCGCTTTTGGGCTGAAAAAGGATGCGCAGTTTGGCAACCTTATGACATAGAAACGGGTGCTGGGACGATGAATCCCGCTACCTTTTTAAAAGTGCTTGGACCTAAGCCTTGGAATGTGGCTTATGTGGAACCTTCCAGAAGGCCAAAGGATGGAAGATACGGAGAAAATCCCAATAGGCTTCAGCACTACTTTCAGTTTCAAGTAATACTAAAGCCTGCACCAGACAATCCGCAAGATCTTTACCTTGAAAGCTTACAAGCCTTGGGCATTGACCCAAAGGAGCACGATATAAGGTTTGTGGAGGACGATTGGGAATCTCCCACCTTAGGTGCCTGGGGCTTGGGATGGGAGGTTTGGCTTGACGGTATGGAAATAACTCAATTTACTTACTTTCAGCAGGCTGGTGGGATAGATCTTGAAGAAATCTCCGTGGAGATAACCTATGGACTGGAGCGTATCGCCATGTATCTTCAGGGTGTGGATAGCGTTTATGACATAAAGTGGAATCAGTGGCTTACCTACGGAGATGTGTTTAAAAAAGCAGAATACGAGTGGAGCGTGTATAACTTTGAAAAGTCGGATCCCAATCTTCTTTTTAATCTCTACGAGCTATACGAAGGAGAGGTAAAAAGGCTACTCCAAGAGCGGTTAGTTCTTCCCGCATATGACTACCTCCTCAAATGTTCCCACACCTTTAACCTACTGGATGCAAGGGGTGTAATATCCGTGCAGGAAAGGGCAAGGTATATACGCAGGATGAACAACTTAGCAAAGGAGATAGCCAAACTCTACCTTGAGGTGTATGCATGAAGACAGAGGTTTTTACGGATAGGGCACCAAAGCCAGTGGGTCCTTACTCCCAAGCGGTAAGGGTAGGGAATTTCCTGTTTCTTTCAGGACAGATAGGCATAGAGCCAAGCACGGGCAGGTTAAAGGAAAACTTTCAGGAGCAAGCAAAACAGGTTTTTGAAAACATAGGTGCAATCCTTGAGCAAGCAGGATACTCTTGGGAGGATGTGGTTAGGGTTGTGGTGTATCTAAAGGACCTTTCAAAGTTTAAGGAGTTAAACGACATCTACGAGAAGATCTTCAAAGAAGTTAAAGTTAAACCAGCAAGAAGCACTGTAGAAGTTAGCAACCTACCACTTGGAGCGATGATTGAGGTGGAAATCACCGCCTACAAAGAAGGATAGAACAGCCACATGTGATTCAAAGGCCCGTGGCCCTTTCCGATGCTAAGAGAGTGCTTTATAGCTCCTTGCACGTAATCCCGAGCCTTCTTTACCGCTTCTTTAAGCTCTAAACCTTTTGCTAAATAGCTTGCGATTGCAGAAGCTAAGGTGCAACCGGTGCCATGTGTGTTTTTTGTATTTATCCTTTCGTAAATTAAATACTCAAAGCCTGAACCGTCATAAAGAACATCCACCAGTCTATCCCCTTCCATATGACCGCCTTTAACAAGAACTGCCTTTGTCCCAAGAGAGTAGAGTGCTTTACATGCCTGCTCCATATCTTCTACGGTCTTTATCTTTATACCCGTAAGGGCTTCTGCTTCTGGTATGTTTGGGGTAATGATGGTGGCTAAAGGTATGAGAAGCTCTTTGAGAGCCAATTCGTCGGAACTTTTCAAAAGCGGATCGCCAGACTTTGCCCGCATAACTGGATCCACAACCAACTTTTGGATGTTAAAGTCCTTTATAGCCTTTGCTACTGCTTCCACTATTGCGCTATGAGAAAGCATACCTGTTTTTACCACATCCACACCTATGTCCTCTACCACCACCTTTATCTGCGCATAGACAACCTCAGGTGGCAAATCCCACACCCCAAAAACTCCAACTGTGTTTTGAACGGTGATGGAAGTAATGGCGCTCATTCCAAAAACACCAAGGGCGGTAAAAGTCTTCAAATCTGCCTGAATACCTGCTCCACCTCCACTATCGGACCCTGCCACAGTTAAAACCTTAGGAATACACATGGGATATGGTATTATATAGTCTCAGATTACCTTAGGGGGGTAGAAAATGAGGGAATATATAAGCATAATTTTAGTTCAACACGAGGGGGAGCCTCCCAAGACTATTAGAATTCGCAAAGCTTACCTGAAAGCCCTTTTTATTCTCCTTGGCATGCTTCTTTTTTCGTCCTTAATGGCTTACATCTTTGGCTTATCCTTACTTTTCGAGAAGCTTTATCTGGAAGCTCAAGTAAAGAAGCTTGAGGAAGAAAACAGGAAAATATCCCAGAAGAAACAAAAACTCGGTGAGGAAAAACGCCTATTAGCCCAAAAGCTAAAATCTTTAGAAACCCGCCTGATAGAAATAGAGTCCTATCTATCCCAGAGAGGTATTACAAATATCAAAGTTTCTGGTGGATTGGGTGGACCAAGTTATCAAGGGTCATCCCACCTGGATATTTCACATATAGAGTTTCTTGAAAGTAGAGCTAAGCAGATACTTTCAGATATCAGAAGCATACCCTTAGGCTATCCTGTTTATGGAAGAATAACATCAACCTTAGGCTGGAGAAAGAATCCTTTTGGAAAAGGGTACGAGTTTCACACTGGCATTGACATAGAAGCTCCTATGGGTGCAAAAGGTTAGGGCGACCGCAGACGGTGTAGTGGATTTTGTAGGATGGTATGGGGAATACGGAAATACAGTTATACTAAAACATTCTTCGGGCTATACCACCCTGTATGCCCATTTATCAAAGATTGAGGTAAAGCCAGGTCAAGAGGTTAAAGCTGGTCAGGTTTTGGGAAGGGTTGGCTCTACAGGCAGAAGCACAGGACCCCATCTTCATTACAAGGTTAGGCTAAACGGAAAGCATTTGAACCCTTCAAGTTTTCTGGTTTTAAAATAGTTGGAAGGTAGTTTGAAATGTTTGGCGGTAAAAAAAAGGAACCGAGTGTAAGTCAGGAAATTAAAACTCTGATAAGTGCAGGAACGATTTTTGAAGGCAACATTACAGTCCCAGAGGGGATTACACGAATAGACGGGAAAGTTGTGGGAAATATTAACGGCAATGGCTGTGTCATAATAGGGGAAAGCGGAAGTGTGAAGGGAGATATAAGCGTGGATAGTTTAATCGCATACGGAGAGATTTCGGGAAATATAAAGGCAAGAAGTGTAGAGCTCAAGAATGGTTCTAAGGTTTTGGGTAACCTTGAAGTTTCCGAGCTTTATGTGGAGAAGGGAGCGATCTACAATGGCGAGTGCAGAATGGTAGAAGGTTTTAAGGAAAACCCTTAGTGTTTTACATAAAGCACATCTGAAATTAAGCACACTCCACCGTATTTTTTCAGATAAGGGACAATGTCTTTGGCTATCTCTTCCGCTATTTTCTCTTCGCAAACAGTAAAGATATAGCTGTTTTTAAAAGTATCTGTGATCTCATCCCCCCTCATCAATCCTCTTTCACCAAGCCCAAGGGCATCCTCTATAACCGTGTAACCTTTCACACCTTTACTTTCCAAAAATTCCAAAATTCTCTTCAGGTAAGGCTTGTTTACCACAATCTCTACTTTCTTTTGTGCAATCATACCTTACCCCCATATAAGGCTAATCAATTGATAGTATAAAGGAATACCTATGGTAATGTTAAAGGGGAAAGTTAAGGCTAAGCTCATGGTAACATAAAAACTTGGGTTTGCTTCTGGAAGAGAAAGTCTCATTGCTGCGGGCACCGCTATATAGGATGCACTTGCACATAGCAAAGAAAACATAAAGGCATCTCCTTTAGAAAACCCTAAAAGCTTTGCCAGTAATATCGCAACTGCTGCGTTGAAAATAGGAAAAAGAATACCAAAGGCTACTAAAAATCTACCTACTTTCTTTATCGTGCCCATCTGCCTTGCGGCTACTATCCCCATGTCAAGCAGAAAGAAAGCTAACATAGGTTTAAAAAGGTTTCCAAAAAAGGGTTCCATACTTTTCCAACCCTTTTCTCCTACAAGAATGCCCACAAAAAAGGAGCCCATAAGCAAGAAAACTGAACCATTAAAGAATGCTTCTTTGAATATTTCCTTCCAGTTTGCCCTTTCTTCGCCATTTTGATTTTTAGCAAGCAAAGAAACAAGCAATAAACCCACTATTATGGCTGGTGACTCCATAAGAGCCATTGCCGCCACCATGTATCCACCATAACTTTCTCCCAAAGAGTTAAGAAAGGCTCCACCTGTTATAAAGGTAACCGCACTTATAGAGCCATAGGTAGCCGCTATCGCAGCGGCATTATACACATCAAGCTTTAACCTAAGTATGAAAAAGCCGTATATTGGAACCGCCACTGCCATAAACACGGCAGAAAGTAGAACCAATAAAACATAAAGACTTAGACTGCTTTGGGCTATCTTATAACCACCCTGCAAACCTATGGATATTAAAAGGAAGAGAGAGAAGAACTTAGGTAAAGGTTGTGGAATATCAAGGTCAGACTTTACAAAAACCGCAAGCATACCCAAAAAGAAAAACAGTATGGGAGGGTTGAGTATGTTCTGAAGCACAAGCTCTAAGCTCATGATCCTACAACTTCATACGAATGGGTGCGGGAGTTTTTGATATGAATACTAAAAAACTTTTACCTTTGTAATTGGGAAGCTCATTTCCAAAGTCAAAGTATCCAAAGCTGTAATTTACAAGCACAGGATAGGGTGCGTGCTTTATCCTAATTATTCCCTTTGCCCTTACAACTTCCTCAGGTAGCTCTTTGAACATCCTTTGTAGTTCTTCGTATTCAATAGGCTCTTCGTAGTATTGCACGCTTTGGTAGTATGAATGGTGGTGATGATCACCTTGTGAAATTTCAAGTAGATCGTTCAAAGAGTAGGATCCTGCGAAAAATTCCTCCGGAAGTATGCCATAAGCGGTCTTATAAATGCTAAGCCTACTGTAAACTTTCTCTCCGGTAAAAGTATTTCTTAGTGCGTAAGTTTCCCAAATACTTCTAACTTCTTCTTCCAAATTTTGAAGCTCTTCCTGAGAAACAAGATCCACTTTGTTTATAACCACCACGTTGGATCCACCGATCTGATAAAGGGCTGTATGGTCCTGTTTGTATTTGTGAAAGTTTTTAGCGTCTATTACGCAGATTATGGCTTCCAAAGAGCATCCTAAGCTTTTGAGACTGAAGGCTACAGGAAAGGGCTCAGCGGATCCAGAAGTTTCCACCAAAATAACCTCCGGGCTATACTTTTCCCTTATTTCCGATAAAGCTTTTTCAAACTCTGCATGCAAAGTACAGCATATACACCCTTCCGGCAGTTCTACCACGCTTGAATATACATTTTCAAGCACTTTGCCATCTACGCCAACTTCTCCAAACTCATTTACTATAACCGCTACCTTTTTATCTTTGAAATGCTTCCTTGCGGAGTTTAAAAGCAGTGTGGTTTTTCCACTTCCCAAAAAACCTGTTATTACAAAGGCGGGGATCATCATTCTCCACCGTATTCTACCGAGTCTATCTCCTCCAAAAATTGCTCAATCTGAAAGGTTACGAAGTTGGCAAGGTCCTTTACGTCTTTTTCCCAGTATTCCTTGTCTATGTCTATTCTCTTTTCATGCACGCTGTGCTCTTCAACTACGTATCTAACGATTAGGTAAGGAATCCCACAGGATTCATCAAAGCACACTTCCAGATCCACATCAGGATTTGCCATGTTTTTTTCCACTTCCTCAGCCAACTGTTCAAACTTTTTCTTCAACTGCTCTTCCATGCTTTAGTCTCCCGAAGTCATCATAACCATCCGTATGCAGTTTCTCTTTAGAAGGTCAGAACACACATAAACGCATATGGCACAACCTTTACATCTTGAAGTATTTACCCAAGCGGTGTGCTTAGAACTTTCATACATAAGAGTGTTTGGCTCGGGACAAAAGAGCACACACTGCTTGCAGTTATACTTTGCACATTCAGCCTCATTTACCTCCGCCACGTAATACATACCTCAACCTACCTCCAATGGATGTTATCGTGTGTAAGCTTCTTCCTCTACCCATCCCTTTTCCTCCGCAATCTTAAACGCCTCTTTTATGACCTGCATATTCTTTTCAAGCAGTTCCATTTTCTTCTTAAACTTCTTTTCTATTGCACTGTCAAGGGCTGTGGTTCCTCCAGAGGCAACAAAGGTATTGCCCAAAAATCTTTCCCTAACCGCCTGCTCTATATGTTCAAAACCTACAAGCCTTGTTATTCCAAAGAACAGCCCTACCATAGCCATGTTAGTAGCAAGTTCTGTGCCCGCTATGTCTAGGGCTAACTTTGTTGCGGGAAACATATAAACCTTAGTGTTGAGCTCTTCAAGAATTTTCCAATCCTCTTCAGGTATTATATCCACGTCTGTATTTATTATAACAGTTCCGTTTTCCTTAAGTCCAGAGTAAAAGGGCATGGTGTAGGACTTTCCGTGTGTTATAACCTGAGGATGGTAGATCATTATCACGTTTGGATAGACCACCTCTCCCACTTCGTAGATGGGCTGATCTGAAACCCTTACGTAAGCTTCCACCGGAGCCATTCTCTTTTCAGAGCCAAAGAAGGGAACCAATGTAGCATACTTTCCTGCCGCAGACATAGCATTTCCAATAATATGGGCGGAGGTGACGACCCCCTGCCCACCAACACCTGCTATGCGTATGTTATACCTTTTCATGCCTTTACCTCCTCAGGCTTCCTTTCTATCTCCTCAAAGAATTCTCTGACTTCGTCGGTCATCCACTCGTAAAAGGCAAAGTCCTGCTTTTCTCTTTTCCTTGCATCTTCAAGAACTTTTTCTGTGGGTATGGAATACTCTATGTTGCAAGAAGTGTATGCGTGTATGAAGGTTGGACCAAAGTGCCTTGCGGCAAGAATAGCTCTTCTTACTGTCTTTGCAATCCTTTTGGGGTTTGTGGGAGCAAGCTTTGCTACATAGACACAACCTGCTACCTTTGCTAGCTCCACCGCATTTATTTTATCAAACTGTTTACCTTTTGGCGCCATCTTAAGTTGAACACCCTTTGGAGACATTCCACTCTCTTGACCTCCGGTGTTTCCATAAACTTCATTGTCCACCATTATGGTTGTGAATTTTTCTTTTCTGAACCAAGAGTGCATGGTCATACCAAAACCTATGTCTATAAGACCACCGTCTCCTGCTATAACCACCACGTCTTTGTGTTTGTCTGGGAACCTGATGGTAAGCGCTCTTTTAAGACCAGAAGCTACTGCGTTTGTGTCTCCGTAGTTTCCATAAATGAAAGGAACTGCTGCCTGAGAAAGGGCGAGCCTTGCACACCCTGCTGTGCCTATAACTATGGTATCCTCTGGATTGGGCAAGGCTGCATAAAAGACCCTTATGAAGTAAGCCATGAAGCATCCAGCACACATTGGATGCTCTTCTAAAAGCTCTTTGAACTGTCCAAGCTGTTGCACATCTATTTGCTTGCCAAACTGCCCATATTTGACTAAATCCACATAGTCTTTGGGCATGTATCTCTCAAAGCCTGGAGAGATCCTTACGTATTCCAAACCCATGATAATACCTCCTTTTTAGTTTTTTAGACTACTACTTTCTTTTCCTTCTTTATGCCAAAGGCGGAATATACCTTTTCCATGATAAGTTCCACTGGCAAGGTCATACCGCCGTAAACCCTTGGACCACCTATAACCTTATCGTTGTCTGGAATGGTAGCCTTAATTTCTTTGGCTAACCATCCTACTATGTTGTGCTCTGGAACTATTACAGCCTTTGCCTTTTTAAGTACTTCCCTTATCTCCTTTTCTGGGAACGGTCTTATGGATTTTACTTTAACAAGGCCAACATTTAGGCCTTCCATCTGCGAATACCTTACCGCTTCCCTTCCCTGCGCCGCTGCACAGCCAGAGGCTACTATAAACACCTCCGCATCAGGATTTACCACCTCTATTGGACCACCTAGATACTTGTATATGTATTTCATAGCCCTTATGTTTGAAGCCCAAACTTCCTGTTGCCACACCGCGTGTATTAGATAGCTCATAAAGTTAGACTTCTGAACTGGCGCATCCCTTTGGATCCTTGCGGGAGGTATTTCGCAGTCGGTGGGTGGAACTGGTGCCTTATATGGGTCCCTTGGGGGTAACTTCATATCTTCTGGGGTCATATTCACGTAACCCTTTGCGTGAGTAACGAAAAATCCTTCGGTGCAAACTGCTACCGGTATATAAACATCCACCTTTTCGGATATTACAAAACCCGCCAAAGTAAAGTCAAAAACATCCTGCTGATTTTCTGCATGCAGAACTATCATCCCACAGTTCAAAAGGTAAGAGATCTCTATGTTGTCAGGCTGTATGGAAAGGGGAGCATTTACTACTCTTGTTAGCACACCAAGCACCGCAGGTATTCTGTGCCCTGGCCAAGAAGCAATTGCTTCAAGACCTCTTAAAAGACCAGGTCCTGAGGTAGCAGAAAAAGCCCTTGCACCACCTCTTACCGCACCCGCTATGGCAGACATAGCACCATATTCCTCTTCTGCCCTGTAGTAATCCCTAAGATAGCCCTGAGCCCAAAGATCTCCTACAAGGTGCATAACCTCAGATTGGGGAGTGATAGGATAGGCTATGGCAATATCTACGTTGGCACGCTTGACTGCCTCTGCCATAGCTTGGGCACCTGTTATAAACTTGCGCTCCCTTGGAGCTTCTAAAAGAAGATAATCTGCATCTACAACTCTCTGCTCTGGCATGGTTTTACCTCCAAGTTTATTCGCTTTCTTCTACAGTCTCGCCTTTTTTAGGCATAAGAAGGTATAAGTATTCTCCGTAATCTAGTGCAGAAAGGGTTTCGTATTTTTCAGGTGGAAGGGATGGATTTTCTGGAGGAAGCTTGGGTTCCCACTCTATACCAAGCTCCTTTCTTACTTGCACAAGCACATCCTTGAACTTCCTTATTTCGTCTGCATGCACATCCCTTAGAGAGACCATTGCGTCTTCGTGTCCCATCTCTGCACACAAGGCTATAGTAAAGCAATTTGTTCCTGCTCTTATCATCCTAAGAGAAAGGTTTGCATAATGACAATGAACCCCTACGAATATACAGACTTCTATCTTATTGTGAAGTATGGTAAGGTTTGGATGATTTGGATTTATTTCCGCCTCTGGGTCTATCTTTGGATACTTTGGTCTGTAGTCTGGCATAGGAATAATTCTGCAATTGGGAATTTCCATAGCAAGTTCCAACACAGCCTTAGCCTTCTCCATAGCTGATGCGTTCCAACCCCACAAAACCAAAGGTCCCGGGAATATGGTAGGGTTTCTGCGTGTAAGCAAAGCCTTTGCCGCTTCCCTCATAGCGACTTCTTCGTCCACTATTTCACCATAAAGCAAAGCTTTACCTGGCGGAGGTAGTTCCACTCCTTCAAAAGCAGCTGGGGTAGGCATATAACCGACAGGTCCAGGTAGCACTCGCATACTTTACCTCCTTATTTCTTGCATTATCAAAAAATTAGCATATGCTTAATAAGTGTCAAGCGTAAATTATATGATATTTATCATAGTTTTTTGTAAAGGCTATTATTCCCCTTGTTCCTTTTCTCCCAGCTCTCTCATCCTCTTTCTTCTCATTTCTTCATACTTAGGCTCTATCTTCTTGTAGAGAAAGTTTGAGAGAGCAACTATGATCAAAAGAAGGGGAATGCTAATTATTATCAAGACGATCAGGAGTTTAACTATAAACACAACCCAAGCGATAAGGCTATCCATCGCTTACTACTAAATTTATAAGCTTATCTTTAACATAAACAACCTTTACTATCCTTTTTCCTTCTATGAGTTTTCTTATCTTCTCGTTTGCAATTGCTACAGACTTTGCAACTTGCTCTTCCGCTCCGACGGGTAGTCTTATGTGTCCCCTAAGTTTTCCGTTTATCTGCACAGGAATTTCCACTTCCTCCACTTTGAGAGCTTCTTGGTCTGGTTCGGGGAATGGATAATGGATGAGTAGTCTTTCATGACCCATTCTGTTCCACAACTCTTCACATATGTGAGGCGTGATCGGATAGAGCATAAATAGGACAATCTCTAAGCCCTCTTTTAAAACTTTGTAGTCTTCCTCTTTTTCCGGTTTGAACTCTTGAATGGTATTCACTAACTCCATAATGCTGGCTATTGCGGTATTGAAGGATAGCTCCTCCATATCCTGAAGATACTTTTTTAGGGTCTGATGGACTTTTCTTCTTATTTGCTTAGCCTTTTCGTTGAGATTTGCAAAATCCTCCTTCGAATAGGTTACACCTTTTATGTCTTCAAGCCTTTCGTGAAAGTAATTCCAAAGTCTTTTCAAAAATCTATAGGCTCCTTGAACTCCTTCGTCGGTCCATTCAAAATCCTTTTCCACAGGCCCAGCAAAAAGTATGTATAGCCTTATGGTATCCGCGCCAAAGCTTTGCACCGCAAACTCTGGGTCCACAGTGTTAGCCTTTGACTTAGACATCTTGGCAGGTTCTCCTATTTTACTTTCCACGCTTTTTATCAGTCCTTCGTCATACATATCAAGCCTTTCAAGAAGTAGTCTAAAGTTGTCTCCTAAGGAGAGTTTGTTCTCTTTCAAAAATTCCATTATTCGCATATTATCTATTTTAGCTCTATAAAATTCTAATATGCTCAGAATTGCTCTACCGAAGGGAAGGCTTTTTGGGGAAACTGTTGAATTTTTGAAAAACAGAGGCATAATCCAAGAAGGTTTTGAGGAAGGAAGAAAGCTCCAAATTCAGGTTGGAAATTATGAGTTTCTTTTGGTAAAACCCTTTGACGTACCCGTTTATGTAGAAAACGGTGTGGCGGACTTGGGAGTGGTGGGTTACGATGTGCTGTTGGAAAGAGAACCAGATGTGTATGAACTGTTTGACCTTGGTATAGGCTTTTGCAGGCTAGTTGTAGCGGGAAAGCAAGAGAAATACGACTACTACAGGACTTCTTCCTGTTTAAGAGTTGCGACAAAGTATTTAAGGATAACAAAAAACTTCTTTTTGGAAAAGGGCATAAAGGCTAAGGTAATACACCTAAATGGGTCTGTAGAGCTTGCCCCCCTTCTTAACTTATCTGATGCCATAGTTGATTTGGTGCAAACCGGAAGAACCTTAAAGGAGAATAATTTAGTAATCTTTGAAGAGATAAGTCCATCAACCGCAAGGCTTATTTGTAATAGGGCAAGCTATCGCAACAAAAAAGAGCAGATATTCCAGCTAATCAGCAAGCTTGAGTAGGTGCGTCTAAGGGTGGAAGTTGAACTTCCCCTTCTGGCAACCTTATTGGTGCTTTTGTTAGCTCTTCAATAAAGTTAAGGTAGTCTTCAATGGATCTTAGTTCCTTCCCGTAAAGCTTGGCTAAGATGTCTAAGTCAGGTGGGTTCATCGCCTTTTGAACTATAGCTTTGGATATGGAATAGGTTTTTCTATCCACCTCTGGGTATATATCCTTTATGTAAGTTAAAACATCCATAGAATACACCACTATTCTGTCTTTGCTTGCTAACTGTCTGATCATTGCTTCTAAATTAAGCTGGTCGTAAGTATATATCTGACCATCTACCTTTATCCCTGCGATAACTTTATTGCCGTCAAAGATGGCATGATAAAACGCAAAGCTTTCTGGCACCTTTTCCCATCCCAGTTCCTCCGCAAGACTTAAAAAAGCTCCCATAGCTTCTTCTTTAGTTGCAAAAATACCTATCAAGGCGTCAAAGCTTTCTGGATTTAGACTAACTTCCAAAACTAAGCAGTTGTTGATCTCTTGAGTTTTAAACTCATAGTCTATCTCTTGCCACTCTTTGAAAAGCTCCTGCACCTCTGACCTTTCATCCAACAGCTCGCTTTTTCTTAGCAATTTTCTTAACTTCATTCCAATAAGTTTAAACCAAAGAAATCTATTATAGTATCCCTTTCAAACTGGTCCCTTTGGTAAGGAAAGTCCTTTCTGTAATGGCATCCCCTTGATTCTTTTCTTTGCAGGGCACCAATTAGTGTAGCAAGAGCTACAAGACCTATGTCAAAAAGCCTTCTGCTTTCTGGAGTCCTCTCCCAACTTTTCCAATCCTTTAGCCAATTTAAAAGCTTTTTTATACCTTCCGCTAAGGAAACTTCTTCCCTTTCAATACCGCAGTGATCCCACATTAAAACTTTTAAGTCTTCAAAGCTGTATTTGGGCTTTTCGTGTCCTGAAGCGATGTGTTTAAATTGGGCTCTGCTCTTTTTTGCATATTTTTTGTCATGATAGATCTGATAAGCAGTTCTGTAGCCAAAGACTAAGCCCTCAAGTAAAGAGTTAGAAGCGAGCCTGTTGGCGCCGTGGACTCCTGTGCAACTGCACTCTCCCACCGCATAAAGGCCAAAAATGCTTGTCTGCCCATAAGTGGAAACCTCTAAACCACCTATGTAATAGTGTGCTGCGGGAACGATAGGTATGGGTTGTTTGTATGGGTCATAACCGCTTTCCACAAGCTTAGAGTATATGGTAGGGAACCTTTCTTTGATATCCACCCCTTTTTC encodes the following:
- a CDS encoding UbiA-like polyprenyltransferase, with product MNLKAYAELTKFEHTIFALPFLLSSVVLLVDSFPSLWKLFWILLAFVSARTLGMSLNRLIDLPIDKQNPRTKDWIHAKGIISEESIKRLAILSGALFLLSSAMINLHTFFLAPLVVFLLWLYPYAKRITYYPHLVLGVVYFLIPVAVDIALNESISKTALVLGVGMGFWVAGFDVLYSLQDYEFDKSFGLKSIPVKFGLGKAIKISRAFHSITFLFLFSLIFFVDFLGFIYVLGMLLLGAFLFYEHSLVKENDLSKINKAFFTVNGYVSIAYFLTVLFDRLL
- a CDS encoding glycine--tRNA ligase subunit alpha; its protein translation is MFFQDIIINLQRFWAEKGCAVWQPYDIETGAGTMNPATFLKVLGPKPWNVAYVEPSRRPKDGRYGENPNRLQHYFQFQVILKPAPDNPQDLYLESLQALGIDPKEHDIRFVEDDWESPTLGAWGLGWEVWLDGMEITQFTYFQQAGGIDLEEISVEITYGLERIAMYLQGVDSVYDIKWNQWLTYGDVFKKAEYEWSVYNFEKSDPNLLFNLYELYEGEVKRLLQERLVLPAYDYLLKCSHTFNLLDARGVISVQERARYIRRMNNLAKEIAKLYLEVYA
- a CDS encoding RidA family protein, translated to MKTEVFTDRAPKPVGPYSQAVRVGNFLFLSGQIGIEPSTGRLKENFQEQAKQVFENIGAILEQAGYSWEDVVRVVVYLKDLSKFKELNDIYEKIFKEVKVKPARSTVEVSNLPLGAMIEVEITAYKEG
- the thiD gene encoding bifunctional hydroxymethylpyrimidine kinase/phosphomethylpyrimidine kinase produces the protein MCIPKVLTVAGSDSGGGAGIQADLKTFTALGVFGMSAITSITVQNTVGVFGVWDLPPEVVYAQIKVVVEDIGVDVVKTGMLSHSAIVEAVAKAIKDFNIQKLVVDPVMRAKSGDPLLKSSDELALKELLIPLATIITPNIPEAEALTGIKIKTVEDMEQACKALYSLGTKAVLVKGGHMEGDRLVDVLYDGSGFEYLIYERINTKNTHGTGCTLASAIASYLAKGLELKEAVKKARDYVQGAIKHSLSIGKGHGPLNHMWLFYPSL
- a CDS encoding M23 family metallopeptidase; amino-acid sequence: MREYISIILVQHEGEPPKTIRIRKAYLKALFILLGMLLFSSLMAYIFGLSLLFEKLYLEAQVKKLEEENRKISQKKQKLGEEKRLLAQKLKSLETRLIEIESYLSQRGITNIKVSGGLGGPSYQGSSHLDISHIEFLESRAKQILSDIRSIPLGYPVYGRITSTLGWRKNPFGKGYEFHTGIDIEAPMGAKG
- a CDS encoding peptidoglycan DD-metalloendopeptidase family protein is translated as MQKVRATADGVVDFVGWYGEYGNTVILKHSSGYTTLYAHLSKIEVKPGQEVKAGQVLGRVGSTGRSTGPHLHYKVRLNGKHLNPSSFLVLK
- a CDS encoding bactofilin family protein, which encodes MFGGKKKEPSVSQEIKTLISAGTIFEGNITVPEGITRIDGKVVGNINGNGCVIIGESGSVKGDISVDSLIAYGEISGNIKARSVELKNGSKVLGNLEVSELYVEKGAIYNGECRMVEGFKENP
- a CDS encoding P-II family nitrogen regulator; this encodes MIAQKKVEIVVNKPYLKRILEFLESKGVKGYTVIEDALGLGERGLMRGDEITDTFKNSYIFTVCEEKIAEEIAKDIVPYLKKYGGVCLISDVLYVKH
- a CDS encoding sodium-dependent bicarbonate transport family permease; amino-acid sequence: MSLELVLQNILNPPILFFFLGMLAVFVKSDLDIPQPLPKFFSLFLLISIGLQGGYKIAQSSLSLYVLLVLLSAVFMAVAVPIYGFFILRLKLDVYNAAAIAATYGSISAVTFITGGAFLNSLGESYGGYMVAAMALMESPAIIVGLLLVSLLAKNQNGEERANWKEIFKEAFFNGSVFLLMGSFFVGILVGEKGWKSMEPFFGNLFKPMLAFFLLDMGIVAARQMGTIKKVGRFLVAFGILFPIFNAAVAILLAKLLGFSKGDAFMFSLLCASASYIAVPAAMRLSLPEANPSFYVTMSLALTFPFNITIGIPLYYQLISLIWG
- a CDS encoding GTP-binding protein, encoding MMIPAFVITGFLGSGKTTLLLNSARKHFKDKKVAVIVNEFGEVGVDGKVLENVYSSVVELPEGCICCTLHAEFEKALSEIREKYSPEVILVETSGSAEPFPVAFSLKSLGCSLEAIICVIDAKNFHKYKQDHTALYQIGGSNVVVINKVDLVSQEELQNLEEEVRSIWETYALRNTFTGEKVYSRLSIYKTAYGILPEEFFAGSYSLNDLLEISQGDHHHHSYYQSVQYYEEPIEYEELQRMFKELPEEVVRAKGIIRIKHAPYPVLVNYSFGYFDFGNELPNYKGKSFLVFISKTPAPIRMKL